A genomic window from Thiomonas arsenitoxydans includes:
- the tsf gene encoding translation elongation factor Ts: MAAITASMVAELRAKTDAPMMECKKALTEAEGDMDRAEEILRVKLGSKASKAASRVTAEGIVAAYINGTTGAMIELNCETDFVAKNDDFLAFGKDLTQLIAAQNPADVAALSTLTLDGETIEARRSKLIGKIGENMTIRRFKRFAGDHKLVSYLHGTRIGVMVEFTGDEVAAKDVAMHIAAMKPVALSSSQVPAELIEKERSIASQKAAESGKPAEIIAKMVEGSVQKYLKEVSLFDQVFVKNDKQTVEQMLKSANTTVHGFTLYVVGEGIEKKSENFAEEVAAQMAAAKQG; this comes from the coding sequence ATGGCGGCAATTACCGCAAGCATGGTGGCAGAACTGCGTGCCAAGACCGATGCCCCGATGATGGAGTGCAAAAAGGCGCTGACCGAGGCCGAAGGCGATATGGATCGCGCTGAGGAAATCCTGCGCGTCAAGCTCGGCAGCAAGGCCAGCAAGGCGGCTTCGCGCGTGACGGCCGAAGGCATCGTGGCGGCCTACATCAACGGCACGACCGGCGCGATGATCGAGCTGAACTGCGAAACCGATTTCGTGGCCAAAAATGACGATTTCCTGGCCTTCGGCAAAGACCTGACTCAGTTGATCGCGGCGCAGAACCCTGCCGACGTGGCGGCGCTGTCGACACTGACGCTCGATGGCGAAACCATCGAAGCGCGCCGCAGCAAGCTGATCGGCAAGATCGGCGAGAACATGACCATTCGCCGCTTCAAGCGTTTTGCGGGCGATCACAAGCTGGTGAGCTATCTGCACGGTACGCGCATCGGCGTGATGGTCGAGTTCACCGGCGACGAAGTGGCCGCCAAGGATGTGGCCATGCACATCGCCGCGATGAAGCCGGTGGCGCTGTCGTCGTCGCAGGTGCCTGCTGAGCTGATCGAAAAAGAGCGTTCCATCGCCTCGCAAAAAGCGGCCGAGTCGGGCAAGCCCGCCGAGATCATCGCCAAGATGGTTGAAGGCTCGGTGCAGAAATACCTCAAGGAAGTTTCGCTGTTCGATCAGGTGTTCGTCAAGAACGACAAGCAGACGGTCGAGCAAATGCTGAAATCCGCCAACACCACGGTGCACGGCTTCACCCTGTACGTGGTGGGTGAGGGCATCGAAAAAAAGTCGGAGAATTTTGCGGAAGAGGTGGCCGCACAGATGGCTGCAGCCAAGCAAGGTTGA
- the rpsB gene encoding 30S ribosomal protein S2 translates to MSVSMRQMLEAGVHFGHQTRFWNPKMAPYIYGHRNKIHIVNLEKTLPMYLEAAKFARQLAARRGTILFVGTKRQAGEIVREQAERCGMPYVDQRWLGGMLTNFKTVKTSIKKLKDMQAQAAEGVLEQMSKKEALTFQREMDKLEKSIGGIQDMAALPDAIFVIDVGYHKIAIAEAKTLGIPVIGVVDTNHSPLGVTHIIPGNDDSAKAVMLYAQGMADAILEGKNDAVNEVVQAVSEGEEEFVEVQEDAPAA, encoded by the coding sequence ATGTCAGTCTCAATGCGTCAAATGCTGGAAGCCGGGGTGCACTTCGGTCACCAAACCCGCTTCTGGAATCCCAAGATGGCCCCGTACATTTACGGCCATCGCAACAAAATCCATATCGTCAACCTCGAAAAGACGTTGCCGATGTACTTGGAGGCGGCGAAGTTCGCCCGCCAGCTTGCTGCGCGCCGCGGCACCATTCTGTTCGTCGGCACCAAGCGTCAGGCGGGTGAAATCGTGCGTGAACAGGCCGAGCGTTGCGGCATGCCCTATGTCGACCAGCGCTGGCTCGGCGGCATGCTGACCAACTTCAAGACGGTCAAGACCTCGATCAAGAAGCTCAAGGACATGCAGGCCCAGGCGGCCGAGGGTGTGCTCGAGCAGATGAGCAAAAAAGAAGCGCTGACCTTCCAGCGCGAAATGGATAAGCTGGAAAAGTCCATCGGCGGCATTCAAGACATGGCGGCTCTGCCCGATGCGATTTTTGTCATCGACGTGGGCTACCACAAGATCGCCATCGCCGAGGCGAAGACGCTGGGCATTCCGGTGATCGGCGTGGTCGATACCAACCATTCCCCGCTGGGCGTGACTCACATCATTCCGGGCAACGACGACTCGGCCAAAGCCGTGATGCTGTACGCGCAGGGCATGGCCGATGCCATCCTGGAAGGCAAGAACGACGCGGTCAATGAAGTCGTGCAAGCCGTCTCCGAGGGCGAAGAAGAATTCGTCGAAGTTCAGGAAGACGCGCCTGCCGCCTGA
- a CDS encoding DUF3422 family protein — protein MSEHPLRQQLHNEIHARPFERVGAPAQVSHQVMLVSPSESQQAFEHLSELLGNLHLPPPAMGSMFHTEQIGPVRLRWERHGEFVSYTFITHEALGPEDPLFERCACDRVSAEWLARIPGQRLCANHVAVMPEGELGCDTLPDFSAVLDIDALVGSDVADGHAQVFTDLRIAPDGFTRFIVLSKAMSARRRGRLVQRLLEIETYRLLSLLTLPVARELTPQLNRYEQDLVSIMDAIGSNGGAEDAEPNRDHKTLDRLTLLASAVEGVYAASHGRFTAANAYYDLVNRRVTELHEKPIFGLQTIGQFLERRLAPAMQTCAWAARRQQALSERVSRCSNLLRTRVEVAMQQQNRSLLASMNRRQFLQLRLQQTVEGLSVAAITYYMASLVGHLFEAAEPWLHIKPKLAEGISIPIIALIVWIALQRMHHRLERASEAR, from the coding sequence ATGTCCGAACATCCTTTACGTCAGCAGCTTCACAACGAGATTCACGCCCGCCCGTTCGAGCGAGTAGGTGCGCCGGCGCAGGTCAGCCATCAAGTGATGCTGGTCAGCCCGTCCGAGTCGCAACAGGCGTTCGAACACCTCAGTGAACTGCTCGGCAATCTGCACCTGCCGCCGCCAGCAATGGGCAGCATGTTTCACACGGAGCAGATCGGCCCGGTGCGCCTGCGCTGGGAGCGCCACGGCGAGTTCGTCAGCTACACCTTCATTACGCACGAGGCCCTCGGCCCGGAAGATCCGCTGTTTGAACGCTGCGCCTGCGACCGCGTTTCTGCGGAATGGCTGGCGCGCATTCCGGGGCAACGCCTGTGCGCCAACCACGTCGCCGTCATGCCCGAGGGCGAACTGGGCTGCGACACCCTGCCTGATTTTTCCGCGGTGCTGGACATTGATGCGCTGGTCGGGTCGGACGTGGCCGACGGTCATGCACAGGTCTTCACCGATCTGCGCATCGCACCCGACGGCTTTACCCGCTTCATTGTGTTGAGCAAGGCCATGTCGGCGCGGCGGCGCGGGCGACTGGTGCAGCGCCTGCTCGAAATCGAGACTTATCGCCTGCTGTCTTTGCTGACGCTACCGGTCGCTCGCGAACTCACCCCCCAACTCAACCGATATGAGCAGGATCTGGTGAGCATCATGGACGCCATCGGCAGCAACGGCGGTGCCGAAGACGCCGAGCCGAATCGCGACCACAAAACCCTGGATCGTCTGACTTTGCTGGCGTCTGCCGTGGAAGGCGTCTATGCCGCTTCTCACGGCCGGTTTACCGCGGCGAATGCGTACTACGACTTGGTCAACCGGCGTGTGACTGAACTGCACGAAAAACCGATTTTCGGCCTGCAGACCATCGGGCAATTCCTAGAGCGTCGGCTGGCGCCCGCGATGCAAACCTGCGCCTGGGCGGCACGGCGACAGCAGGCGCTTTCCGAGCGGGTTTCACGCTGCAGCAACCTGCTGCGCACGCGGGTGGAAGTGGCCATGCAGCAGCAAAACCGCAGCTTGCTGGCGTCGATGAACCGTCGGCAGTTCCTGCAACTCCGCCTGCAGCAGACGGTCGAGGGCCTGTCGGTGGCCGCGATCACGTACTACATGGCGTCACTGGTGGGCCATTTGTTCGAAGCGGCCGAACCCTGGCTACACATCAAGCCCAAGCTGGCCGAGGGCATTTCCATCCCGATCATCGCCCTGATTGTCTGGATTGCGCTGCAGCGCATGCATCACCGCTTGGAGCGCGCCAGCGAAGCCCGATAG
- the rlmB gene encoding 23S rRNA (guanosine(2251)-2'-O)-methyltransferase RlmB — protein MKPLYGFHAVGARLRAAPASVHAVYVDASRRDARMQQFLRKVEASGVELKTLSAERLTALAGTDRHQGVVAQVDDLPTVHDLHAVLDAVEGAPLVLALDGVTDPHNLGAILRTADAAGVHLVIAPKDRAVGLNPTVARVASGAAETVPYLMVTNLVRSLGELQDRGLWVMGTDEAATDDVYAANWTQPAVLVMGAEGAGMRRLVRETCDQLLQIPMLGAVESLNVSVAAGVCLYEAVRQRRA, from the coding sequence ATGAAGCCGCTCTACGGATTTCACGCGGTGGGCGCACGCCTGCGTGCGGCCCCTGCGTCGGTGCACGCGGTGTATGTCGATGCCAGTCGGCGCGATGCGCGCATGCAGCAGTTTCTGCGCAAAGTCGAGGCCTCGGGCGTGGAGCTGAAAACCCTCAGCGCCGAGCGCCTGACTGCGCTGGCGGGCACCGACCGTCATCAGGGCGTGGTGGCGCAGGTCGATGACTTGCCGACTGTGCACGACCTGCACGCCGTGCTCGATGCCGTGGAGGGCGCGCCGCTGGTGCTGGCGCTCGATGGCGTGACCGATCCGCACAACCTCGGCGCCATCCTTCGTACTGCCGACGCGGCGGGGGTGCATCTGGTCATTGCGCCGAAAGATCGCGCGGTCGGGCTCAACCCCACCGTGGCTCGCGTGGCCAGCGGCGCGGCGGAAACCGTGCCCTATCTCATGGTGACCAATTTGGTGCGCAGCCTGGGCGAATTGCAGGATCGCGGCCTGTGGGTGATGGGCACTGACGAGGCCGCGACCGACGATGTCTACGCCGCAAACTGGACGCAGCCCGCGGTGCTGGTGATGGGCGCCGAGGGCGCCGGCATGCGCCGTCTGGTGCGCGAGACCTGCGATCAGCTGCTGCAGATTCCCATGCTCGGCGCAGTGGAGAGCCTCAACGTCTCCGTCGCCGCCGGGGTTTGTCTTTACGAGGCCGTGCGTCAACGGCGCGCCTGA
- a CDS encoding ABC transporter ATP-binding protein: MTVDVIVAQDLGKTVSDVGDALTILHAVQLRVPAGQSVAITGASGSGKSTLLALLAGMDRPSTGQVWIDGVDLESLDENGRADLRAQKIGFVFQNFQLIDHYTALENVVLPLEISGRAHGAVDAATTLLHAVGLGERLHHRPALLSGGEQQRVALARAFVGRPRLVLADEPTGNLDAATGERIMDLMFRLRAEMEATLVLVTHDPALAARCDRVCTMHAGHLTEQPQAVAA, encoded by the coding sequence ATGACGGTCGATGTGATTGTCGCGCAGGATCTGGGCAAGACTGTTTCCGATGTCGGCGACGCCCTGACCATTCTTCACGCGGTGCAACTGCGAGTTCCTGCGGGACAGAGCGTGGCCATTACCGGCGCCTCGGGCTCGGGGAAATCCACGCTGCTGGCTTTGCTCGCCGGCATGGATCGGCCCAGCACAGGCCAGGTGTGGATCGACGGCGTTGATCTCGAAAGCCTCGACGAGAACGGCCGGGCCGATCTGCGGGCGCAGAAAATCGGCTTCGTGTTCCAGAATTTTCAGCTCATCGACCACTACACCGCGCTGGAAAACGTAGTGCTGCCTCTGGAAATTTCCGGGCGTGCTCACGGCGCGGTGGACGCCGCAACGACCTTGCTGCACGCCGTGGGCCTGGGCGAGCGCCTGCATCATCGCCCGGCCTTGCTGTCAGGCGGTGAGCAACAGCGCGTTGCCCTGGCCCGCGCCTTCGTGGGCCGGCCCCGGCTGGTCTTGGCCGACGAGCCGACGGGCAATCTCGATGCGGCCACGGGTGAGCGCATCATGGATTTGATGTTCCGGCTGCGCGCCGAAATGGAGGCAACGCTGGTACTGGTCACACACGATCCGGCGCTGGCCGCTCGCTGCGACCGCGTTTGCACCATGCACGCCGGTCACTTGACCGAACAACCCCAGGCGGTGGCTGCATGA
- a CDS encoding arylesterase, with protein sequence MGLADAARAAIPPVSTPIATLLVVGDSLSAGYGLETGKGWVDLLRQRLEAKEPRWTVINASISGDTTAGGLARLPALLARDKPRVVIIELGGNDALRGLSLQQTQNNLSRMVALCKKAGAHVLLVGMQIPPNYGPAYTARFAAVFPAVAKSQRVAQVPFLLSGVVGHPDWFQSDNIHPTAQAQPTMLDTVWPYLAPLLALPAARSAP encoded by the coding sequence ATGGGGCTAGCGGACGCCGCTCGGGCCGCCATACCGCCTGTATCCACGCCCATAGCCACTCTGCTCGTGGTGGGCGACAGCCTGTCTGCCGGATACGGGCTGGAGACGGGAAAAGGCTGGGTCGATCTGCTGCGCCAGCGGCTCGAAGCCAAAGAGCCGCGCTGGACCGTGATCAACGCCAGCATCAGCGGCGACACCACTGCGGGCGGGCTGGCCCGGCTGCCCGCCCTGCTCGCGCGCGACAAGCCGCGCGTGGTCATCATTGAGCTGGGCGGCAACGATGCCCTGCGCGGTCTTTCCTTGCAGCAAACGCAGAACAATCTGAGCCGTATGGTCGCGCTGTGCAAAAAGGCGGGCGCGCATGTTTTGCTGGTCGGTATGCAAATTCCGCCAAACTACGGCCCGGCGTACACCGCGCGTTTTGCGGCCGTGTTTCCGGCGGTTGCAAAATCGCAGCGTGTGGCGCAGGTCCCGTTTCTGCTTTCTGGCGTCGTCGGCCATCCCGATTGGTTTCAGTCCGACAACATTCACCCCACCGCACAAGCGCAACCCACCATGCTCGATACCGTCTGGCCGTACCTCGCCCCTTTGCTGGCCCTGCCTGCCGCGAGATCGGCGCCATGA
- the mnmH gene encoding tRNA 2-selenouridine(34) synthase MnmH encodes MNPRVMDAAEALQKLQCFSAVIDVRSPSEFALDHMPGAQNWPVLDDAERAEVGTLYAQVDPFVANKRGATLIARNIANHIEAHAAELPKSWTPLVYCWRGGNRSGAMAHILARIGFSVVLVQGGYRSLRRALRADLEQRSGQLQFHVICGRTGCGKSRLLQSLREVGAQVLDLEALAQHRGSVLGLEPGETQPSQKLFETRVWADLRRFDPNRPVFVEAESKKIGALHVPDALMEQMRQGHCITLELETSLRVALLLADYAQLSADRPLLLQRLASLRALRGAETVERWQELITQGELAAFTADILQHHYDPSYTRSMSNHFRAFDAAPVIALKGIDGESFRDAALKVVALSTAEIRSESHARASVQTQAEAVNG; translated from the coding sequence ATGAACCCCCGCGTCATGGATGCCGCTGAAGCACTGCAGAAGCTGCAGTGCTTCAGCGCCGTGATCGACGTGCGCAGCCCCTCAGAATTCGCGCTCGATCACATGCCGGGCGCCCAAAACTGGCCGGTGCTCGACGACGCCGAGCGCGCCGAAGTCGGCACGCTTTACGCCCAGGTCGATCCCTTCGTCGCCAATAAGCGCGGCGCCACGCTGATCGCCCGCAACATCGCCAACCACATCGAGGCGCATGCGGCCGAGTTGCCCAAATCCTGGACGCCTCTGGTGTACTGCTGGCGCGGCGGCAACCGCTCGGGCGCGATGGCCCACATCCTGGCACGCATCGGTTTTTCCGTGGTGCTGGTGCAGGGCGGTTATCGGTCTTTGCGCCGCGCCCTGCGCGCCGATCTGGAGCAACGGTCCGGGCAACTTCAATTTCACGTCATCTGCGGCCGTACCGGCTGCGGCAAGAGCCGTCTGCTTCAATCATTGCGTGAGGTCGGGGCGCAAGTGCTCGATCTCGAGGCGCTGGCACAGCATCGAGGTTCCGTGCTGGGACTGGAGCCGGGTGAAACTCAGCCCTCGCAAAAATTGTTCGAGACCCGCGTGTGGGCTGATCTGCGCCGCTTCGATCCGAACCGCCCGGTATTTGTCGAGGCAGAGAGCAAGAAGATTGGCGCCCTTCACGTCCCAGATGCGCTGATGGAGCAGATGCGACAGGGGCATTGCATCACCCTGGAGCTCGAAACCAGCCTGCGCGTTGCGCTGTTGCTGGCCGACTACGCCCAGTTGTCTGCCGATCGCCCCTTGCTGCTGCAGCGCCTAGCCAGCCTGCGCGCCTTGCGAGGCGCCGAAACCGTCGAACGCTGGCAGGAACTCATCACACAAGGCGAGCTTGCCGCTTTCACTGCAGACATCCTGCAGCACCACTACGACCCGAGCTACACCCGGTCGATGTCCAACCATTTTCGGGCGTTCGACGCCGCGCCTGTCATCGCGCTCAAGGGCATTGACGGAGAGTCTTTCCGCGACGCCGCGCTGAAGGTCGTGGCGCTGTCAACCGCAGAAATCCGTTCAGAATCGCACGCCAGGGCGAGCGTTCAGACGCAAGCCGAAGCCGTTAACGGTTGA
- the dusA gene encoding tRNA dihydrouridine(20/20a) synthase DusA: MLSALSIAPMLDWTDRHCRYFHRLITRQALLYTEMVTTGALLYGDVARHLDYSSHEHPVALQLGGSEPVDLACCARLALEWGYDEINLNCGCPSPRVQRGAFGACLMAEPSRVRDSVAAMVEAVSGTIPVTVKHRIGVDHEDSYGFVRDFVGTVSQGGCETFIVHARSAWLDGLSPKENRDIPPLRPEFILQLRRDFPALAFVLNGGIKTGQQIGEWLPQVSGVMVGRAAYQDPWSLATWDREFLGSADSAAPEREIVEEQMGAYIAAWKAKGLHPQAITRHMLNLWKGQPGGRRWRQVLSDSSLLSTLSVPELFATARRARLSAEGDEAMECNQPSQLGQLGQPLTASACV; encoded by the coding sequence ATGCTTTCAGCGCTTTCCATTGCCCCGATGCTCGATTGGACGGATCGACATTGCCGCTATTTTCATCGTCTGATTACACGGCAAGCTTTGCTTTACACGGAAATGGTGACGACTGGGGCGTTGCTATATGGAGACGTGGCGCGGCATCTTGATTACAGTTCGCATGAGCACCCTGTTGCGCTGCAGTTAGGCGGTAGTGAGCCAGTTGATCTGGCCTGTTGCGCGAGACTGGCACTTGAATGGGGTTATGACGAAATCAATCTGAACTGTGGGTGCCCCAGTCCTCGGGTGCAGCGTGGGGCATTTGGGGCTTGTTTGATGGCTGAACCCTCGCGGGTGCGGGATTCGGTTGCTGCCATGGTGGAGGCGGTTTCCGGCACGATCCCGGTTACGGTCAAGCACCGCATTGGTGTCGACCATGAGGATAGTTACGGTTTTGTGCGCGATTTTGTGGGAACGGTGTCGCAAGGCGGTTGTGAGACGTTTATCGTGCATGCCCGTTCCGCATGGCTTGATGGCCTCAGCCCGAAGGAAAACCGCGATATTCCACCGCTGCGACCAGAGTTTATTTTGCAGTTGCGGCGTGACTTTCCAGCACTTGCCTTCGTGCTTAATGGCGGCATCAAGACGGGGCAGCAGATCGGCGAGTGGTTGCCGCAGGTTTCCGGCGTGATGGTGGGGCGGGCGGCTTATCAAGACCCGTGGAGTCTGGCGACTTGGGATCGAGAATTTCTGGGGAGTGCCGATTCGGCTGCACCTGAGCGCGAAATCGTCGAAGAGCAAATGGGCGCCTACATTGCGGCGTGGAAGGCAAAGGGCTTGCATCCGCAGGCGATCACCCGGCATATGCTCAATTTGTGGAAGGGGCAACCCGGTGGGCGTCGCTGGCGGCAAGTGTTGAGCGATTCGAGTTTGTTGTCCACGCTGTCGGTGCCTGAGCTATTCGCGACTGCCAGACGCGCCCGCCTGTCGGCCGAAGGCGACGAAGCGATGGAGTGCAATCAACCCAGCCAACTCGGCCAACTCGGTCAACCGTTAACGGCTTCGGCTTGCGTCTGA
- a CDS encoding lipopolysaccharide biosynthesis protein, with translation MQIGKDAVVRAKGEKRGVLARLFQHTSNYSIGSVLVMLASIISFPILTRIFSVAEYGTMALVTSTILFLVGIGKLGLQHSVVRYYSEVEAGTRKNTATQFFSTVLFGMIVVGLAVTLLSILGIRFVPTAWLSNEQTKYLIILASPLIFIRVVDSAMYNMLRAQQKSGIYSTYFTVRKYLGLGLIFFVLFYVSRTLEGFFISSMVGEFIAVAVIIFYYARQHVFDVRQFDKPLFISMLVFGLPLLASELSMLLLNMGGRYIINYQLGPEPLGAFSAAFNFSDYLQGVLTASFAQAVVPMYFRMWEQQGRGKTIEFIQQALKYYIALALPVLGGMAAVGPELLRLLASSKYDVSATLIVFIVGGMLVSGGTPIFSAGIYINKLTKVVMYSVLTAAAVNIVLTFLLVRPFGIEGAAFAALVSYILYTVMAAYYGRKVVKINIPWFDVLKYGSFTLIMYVVVVYIDPPDLAFRIFSQIIVGALVYGALIIIFDRQVRNLLRQGVAKLMRAR, from the coding sequence ATGCAAATCGGTAAGGATGCCGTGGTTAGGGCAAAGGGTGAAAAGCGTGGAGTACTTGCACGCCTTTTTCAGCATACTTCAAATTATTCGATTGGTAGTGTGCTGGTTATGTTGGCCAGCATCATCTCTTTTCCAATTCTCACTCGGATTTTTTCGGTTGCGGAATATGGAACAATGGCATTGGTTACCTCTACGATCCTATTTTTAGTAGGAATAGGAAAACTTGGCCTGCAACACTCGGTAGTACGTTATTACAGCGAGGTTGAGGCGGGGACGAGGAAAAATACTGCGACGCAGTTTTTTTCTACCGTATTATTTGGAATGATTGTCGTTGGGTTGGCTGTGACCTTGCTCAGTATTTTGGGGATCCGTTTTGTGCCCACGGCCTGGTTGTCAAATGAGCAAACAAAATACTTGATTATATTGGCGTCGCCACTGATTTTTATCCGTGTGGTGGATAGTGCGATGTACAACATGCTCCGTGCTCAACAAAAAAGCGGAATTTACAGCACCTACTTCACGGTTAGGAAATATCTTGGGCTGGGTTTGATATTTTTTGTGCTTTTTTATGTTTCACGCACTTTGGAAGGGTTTTTTATTTCTTCCATGGTGGGTGAATTTATTGCTGTAGCAGTGATAATTTTTTACTATGCGAGGCAGCACGTTTTTGATGTGCGGCAGTTTGACAAGCCGCTCTTCATATCGATGTTGGTGTTTGGATTGCCTTTGCTTGCTAGCGAGCTTTCTATGCTGCTGCTGAATATGGGTGGGCGCTACATCATAAATTATCAACTCGGGCCAGAGCCTTTAGGGGCATTTTCCGCTGCGTTTAATTTTAGTGATTATTTGCAAGGGGTGTTGACTGCTTCCTTTGCGCAGGCGGTTGTGCCGATGTACTTCAGGATGTGGGAGCAACAGGGACGCGGGAAAACTATTGAATTCATTCAACAAGCCCTCAAATATTATATTGCGCTAGCACTCCCTGTATTGGGTGGCATGGCTGCTGTAGGTCCTGAATTACTCCGGCTTCTGGCCTCTTCAAAATATGACGTAAGTGCAACATTGATCGTATTTATAGTTGGGGGCATGCTGGTTTCTGGCGGGACTCCAATTTTTAGTGCCGGTATCTACATCAATAAACTAACTAAAGTCGTCATGTATTCGGTATTGACGGCCGCTGCCGTAAATATTGTACTGACATTTCTGCTTGTTCGCCCATTTGGTATTGAGGGAGCTGCTTTTGCTGCCCTGGTCAGCTACATCTTGTACACTGTCATGGCGGCTTATTATGGCCGCAAAGTTGTAAAAATAAACATCCCGTGGTTTGATGTATTAAAATATGGATCATTCACTCTAATAATGTATGTTGTGGTGGTTTACATTGATCCGCCGGATCTGGCTTTTCGAATTTTTTCTCAAATTATTGTCGGCGCGCTTGTGTATGGTGCTTTGATTATTATTTTTGACCGGCAGGTGCGAAATCTATTGCGACAAGGTGTCGCAAAGTTGATGAGGGCGCGATAA
- a CDS encoding glycosyltransferase family 4 protein — protein MVVDGRYPATGGAEMQARLLSRSFAAAGHEVRVLVPQLDRSLPFADRVDGIPVLRLGYPKIKGLGAILLNLNFALWLLRHQGEFDAIHIHMMHNLAGAAGWINRWLKPNLIVKVSGAAEFQGGILDPKLMTKPVHWILRKGAQRLDAYQCISKMTVKIMLEAGFAKERLHLLPNAVDLVHFAYKGTRDQSSLRAVFVGRHVPVKGLDVLLESWVRVSLQSPDAHLTLAGDGPERERLMTLSRQLGIENSVSFPGLVQDVPALLSSHNLYVQASHQEGLPNAVLEAMANGLPTVATQISGHEDVITHGVTGLLVRPNHADELAAAISHLAENPSLRQEMGATARRFVEQYFSTEAVMQSLLAVYTQPSATLSHPMTKAKINANR, from the coding sequence ATGGTTGTTGACGGACGCTATCCTGCAACGGGTGGTGCAGAGATGCAGGCCCGGCTACTTAGTCGGTCATTCGCCGCTGCCGGTCACGAGGTGCGCGTTCTGGTGCCGCAGCTGGACCGCTCGCTCCCGTTCGCCGATCGGGTCGATGGTATTCCGGTACTAAGATTGGGATATCCGAAAATAAAGGGGCTTGGTGCGATATTGCTCAATCTAAATTTTGCGCTCTGGTTGTTGAGGCATCAAGGTGAATTTGATGCTATTCACATTCATATGATGCATAATCTAGCCGGGGCGGCGGGATGGATTAATCGATGGCTGAAGCCAAATCTTATAGTCAAAGTTTCGGGCGCCGCGGAGTTTCAAGGGGGCATTCTCGACCCAAAATTAATGACAAAGCCTGTTCACTGGATTTTGCGGAAAGGCGCCCAGCGTCTCGATGCCTATCAATGCATCAGCAAGATGACGGTGAAAATCATGCTGGAAGCTGGCTTCGCCAAGGAGCGCCTGCATCTTCTGCCGAATGCAGTGGATTTGGTGCACTTTGCATACAAAGGGACTAGAGATCAGTCTTCACTTCGTGCTGTGTTTGTCGGGCGCCATGTCCCGGTAAAAGGGCTGGATGTCTTACTGGAGTCCTGGGTGAGGGTATCCTTGCAATCACCTGATGCACACTTGACTCTTGCCGGTGATGGACCGGAGAGAGAAAGGTTGATGACGCTTTCCCGGCAGTTGGGCATTGAGAACAGTGTTTCTTTCCCTGGTTTGGTGCAGGATGTGCCGGCACTTTTGTCCTCGCACAATTTGTACGTGCAGGCCTCGCATCAGGAGGGTCTACCCAATGCGGTTCTCGAGGCGATGGCAAATGGACTGCCAACGGTTGCCACCCAGATCAGTGGTCATGAAGATGTGATCACTCATGGCGTGACGGGCTTACTTGTGCGTCCAAATCATGCCGATGAGTTGGCGGCGGCGATTAGTCATTTGGCTGAGAACCCAAGCTTAAGGCAAGAGATGGGCGCAACTGCCCGGCGATTTGTTGAGCAATACTTTTCTACTGAAGCGGTCATGCAATCGCTTTTAGCTGTCTACACTCAGCCAAGTGCTACGCTGAGCCATCCAATGACTAAGGCAAAAATCAATGCAAATCGGTAA
- a CDS encoding serine O-acetyltransferase: MIKSYADYQRYLEADRIALGVNSRWAWLFDEIFQFQRLLRKVEFLTNCEKNSFRRRLAVYRFRKLSIKLGFSIPINVFGPGLAILHYGTIVVNSGARIGSNCRIHTGVNIGAQLGRGNEVPRIGHNCYIAPGAKIFGAIEIGDNTAVGANAVVNKSFPEGNATIGGIPAKVISQKSTKGLFVHGDSRF; the protein is encoded by the coding sequence TTGATCAAATCGTACGCAGACTACCAAAGGTATCTCGAGGCGGACCGCATCGCTTTGGGGGTGAATTCGCGCTGGGCCTGGCTGTTTGACGAAATTTTTCAATTTCAGCGCTTGCTTAGAAAAGTCGAATTTCTCACAAACTGTGAGAAAAATTCTTTTCGGCGCCGCCTTGCGGTATATCGTTTTCGTAAGCTTTCGATCAAGCTAGGGTTCTCGATACCGATCAATGTTTTTGGCCCAGGCCTTGCAATTTTGCACTACGGCACGATCGTCGTGAATTCCGGGGCAAGAATTGGTTCGAATTGCAGAATTCATACAGGCGTGAATATCGGAGCGCAGCTTGGCAGAGGAAACGAAGTGCCAAGGATAGGACACAATTGTTATATTGCACCAGGGGCAAAAATTTTTGGTGCGATAGAGATTGGGGACAATACAGCAGTGGGCGCCAATGCGGTAGTCAATAAAAGCTTTCCAGAGGGTAATGCAACTATCGGTGGAATTCCTGCGAAGGTCATTTCACAAAAATCGACTAAAGGACTTTTTGTTCATGGAGATTCTCGATTTTGA